The stretch of DNA AACGACGCCCCGGGCGCCATCCCCCGCCTGCAAGACATGGGCGCCGAGCCCTACCTGGTGGCGTCGGTGCTGGAAGGCGTGCTGGCCCAGCGTCTCGTACGCCGCATCTGTCCGGAGTGCCGGGCGCCCCACACGCCGACGGCCGCCGACATCGAGGCGCTCGGCGTCGCCGCCCCGCCCGGGGTGCAGCTCTACCGCGGGCGCGGGTGCGACCAGTGCCGGGGAACGGGCTACCGGGGACGTACGGGGATCTACGAGCTGTTCCCGATCACCGAAGACGCGCGGAGCCTCATCCTCCGCCGCGCGTCGAGCCGCGAGATCCGCCGCCTGGCCATCGAGGCCGGTATGACGACGCTGCGACTCGACGGCTGGGCCAAGGCCTGCCAGGGCGTCACCACGCTCGAGGAAGTCCTGGGCGTCACGCAGGAAGACGCCTGAGCCCGATGCCCGTTTACGTCTATCGCGCGGCCGACCGGCGCGGGCAGACGATCGACGGCGTCATGGAGGCGCCGGATGCCCGGGCCGTGATCGAGCGGCTGCACCGCGAGGCGTACTTCCCCATCCGGGTAGCGCCCCACGCCGAGCGAGGTCCGTGGCTGAGCCTCGCCCTGTCGGGACGGGTCCGGCAGCGCGATCTCCTCGCGTTCACCCAGCAGCTGGCCACCCTGGTCGAGGCGGGCGTGCCGCTCGATCGCGCGCTCGGCATCCTCGAGGAACTGGCGACCAACCCGCGCCTCCGGGTCATCGTGGCGGACCTGCTGCGGACCGTACGCGGCGGCGGCTCGCTGAGCGATGCCCTCGCCAAGCACCATCCGCGCCCCTTCCCCCGCCTCTACATCAACATGGTCCGCGCGGGCGAAAAGGGCGGGGTCCTCGAGTTGGCGCTGCGGCGTCTGGCCGAGTTCCTGGAATCGCGCGCGGCCTTCACCGAGGCCATCATCTCGGCGATGGCCTATCCGCTGGTCATCACCGGCGTGGGGGCCGGCGCCGTCGTCTTCCTGCTCACGTTCGTGATCCCGCGCTTCGCCACGATCTTCGCCGACCTCAAGCAGACGATCCCCCTGCCGACGCAGATCCTGCTCGTCGTGAGCGGCGTCGTCCGGGAGTACTGGTGGGCGGGGGCGCTGGTCGGCCTGGCCGCGGTCCTGGCCTGGCGCGTGTGGACCCGCACGCCCGAGGGGCGCCTGCAGTGGGATCAGGTGCTCCTGCGCCTGCCCCGCTTCGGCGAGCTCATGATGAAGGTCGAGACCGCGCGTTTCGCCCGCACGCTCGGCACCATGCTCAAGAGCGGGGTGCCGGTGCTGGGAGCGCTGGCCGTCGTCGGCGACATGATGTCGAACCAGGTGATCGCGCGGGCCGTCGAGCGCGTGGCCGAGACCGTCAAGCGGGGGAGCAGCATCGCGGCGGCCCTGAGCGAGCACGCGCACCTGCCGGCGCTGGCCGTGCACATGGTCCGGGTCGGGGAGGAGACGGGCCGTCTGGAGGAAATGCTGCTGAAGACCGCCGAGACCTTCGAGGGCGACGTCCGCACGGAGCTGAAACGGTTCATCGCGCTCCTGGAGCCCGCGATCATCCTCGGAATGGGGGTGCTGGTGGCGTTCATCGTCGTCGCGATGCTCATGGCCATCTTCTCGATCAACGAGCTCCCGCTGTGATCGGCGATCGTGCCTGCGCCGGGGGGTGGCCGGGGAGCGGTCCCCGTCCGCCAGCAGATGCTGAGCGGCGCCGGGGAGGGGGAGGTCCCGGAGCGAGTTGTAGTTCGAAGCGACGGGGCCTCCCCCTCCCCGGCGCCGACCAAGAGCCGGACGGGGGCCGTGACCCGGACAGGCCCCGCCGGCGCGGGCGCCGCGCGATCACCGACCAGCGGGGGTTCACGCTGATCGAGCTGCTGGTGGTCATCATCATCCTGGGCCTGCTGGTAGGGCTGGTGGGACCGCGGCTCTTCGGGCGCGTGGGGCAGTCCAAGACGGCCGCGGCGCGGGCGCAGATCGAACTGCTCGGCGCGGCGCTGGACCAGTACCGCCTCGACGTGGGGCGCTACCCCGACACGGGCCAGGGCCTCGACGTGCTGGTGCGGAACCCGGGTACCCCCAACTGGAGCGGCCCCTACCTCAAGAGGGACGTGCCGAAGGACCCCTGGGGCAACCCCTACAAGTACCGCTGCTGCCCGGGACAGCACGGCGATTACGACCTCTGGTCCGAAGGCGCCGACGGCGCCCCCGGCGGCGAAGGGGAGAACGTCGACGCGACGTCATGGGACAGCGGGTCGAAATAGACGAACGCGGGTTCACCCTCCTCGAGCTGCTGGTCACCTTGCTGGTCCTCGCCGTCGTCCTGGGTCTGGCCGGGCCCACGATCGGGCGCAGCGTGGAGGGGGTCCGGATGCGCGCCGAGGTATCGCGCTTCGCGGCGATGCTCCGCCACGCCCGGGAGCAGGCGATCACCACGCGGCGCCCCCACTCCCTCCTGGTGGACCCGCCCGGGCACCGGGTGTTGATCATGGGCAACGACGAAGTGCGCGAGACACGCGCATTGCCGGCGCACCTCACGGTCGAGGCGGAGCCGCCGCCAGCGCTCACCGTCCGCTTCGAGCCGTACGGCGTCTCGAACGGCGGCACCTTCCGGCTGACCTCGGGCGACATCCGCTATCGGGTCACGGTCGATCCCCTCACCGGCCGTGTCCGCACGGAGCGGCTGTGATCCCCGGCCGGCCGCGGCCGGCGCGGAACGCCCACGGGGACTCGGGGTTCACGCTGCTCGAAGTGCTGGTGGCGCTCGCGATCCTCGGCCTGGCGGTGGTGGCGTCGATCCAGGCGTTCGCGCAAGGGCTGCGGCTGCTCAAGCTCTCCGGGGATCACCAGCAGGCGATGCTCCTGGCAGATCTGAAGGTGCGGGAGGTCGTCACGCCGGAGGAGGGGCGTGAGGAGCGCGACGAGGGCCGGTTCCACTGGGAGCGAACGACCAAGCTCGTCCCGGCGCCGGAGCTGACGCCGCTGGCCGGGCCGCTTCGATGGCACATCTACGAGATCGCGGTGCGGGTCTCGTGGGACGAACGGCGGCAGGTCGAGATCACGACGCTCCGCACGGTCCCGGCCCAGCCGGCGCCGGGGCCTCCCAGCCTCAGTCCGAGAGCGCGCTGATGCGCCGTCGTGGCCAGCGGGGTTT from Candidatus Methylomirabilota bacterium encodes:
- a CDS encoding type II secretion system F family protein, which codes for MPVYVYRAADRRGQTIDGVMEAPDARAVIERLHREAYFPIRVAPHAERGPWLSLALSGRVRQRDLLAFTQQLATLVEAGVPLDRALGILEELATNPRLRVIVADLLRTVRGGGSLSDALAKHHPRPFPRLYINMVRAGEKGGVLELALRRLAEFLESRAAFTEAIISAMAYPLVITGVGAGAVVFLLTFVIPRFATIFADLKQTIPLPTQILLVVSGVVREYWWAGALVGLAAVLAWRVWTRTPEGRLQWDQVLLRLPRFGELMMKVETARFARTLGTMLKSGVPVLGALAVVGDMMSNQVIARAVERVAETVKRGSSIAAALSEHAHLPALAVHMVRVGEETGRLEEMLLKTAETFEGDVRTELKRFIALLEPAIILGMGVLVAFIVVAMLMAIFSINELPL
- the gspG gene encoding type II secretion system major pseudopilin GspG, coding for MTDQRGFTLIELLVVIIILGLLVGLVGPRLFGRVGQSKTAAARAQIELLGAALDQYRLDVGRYPDTGQGLDVLVRNPGTPNWSGPYLKRDVPKDPWGNPYKYRCCPGQHGDYDLWSEGADGAPGGEGENVDATSWDSGSK
- a CDS encoding GspH/FimT family protein; this translates as MGQRVEIDERGFTLLELLVTLLVLAVVLGLAGPTIGRSVEGVRMRAEVSRFAAMLRHAREQAITTRRPHSLLVDPPGHRVLIMGNDEVRETRALPAHLTVEAEPPPALTVRFEPYGVSNGGTFRLTSGDIRYRVTVDPLTGRVRTERL
- a CDS encoding prepilin-type N-terminal cleavage/methylation domain-containing protein, whose amino-acid sequence is MIPGRPRPARNAHGDSGFTLLEVLVALAILGLAVVASIQAFAQGLRLLKLSGDHQQAMLLADLKVREVVTPEEGREERDEGRFHWERTTKLVPAPELTPLAGPLRWHIYEIAVRVSWDERRQVEITTLRTVPAQPAPGPPSLSPRAR